The sequence TCGGggagcacagaaaaaaatgtgttactaAGCACTTTTGTGATTAAAACTACATCCGGCAGCAATTTGGCTAGGAATAATATTGCCTGTTGACCAACATTATTCTGTGTGGTTGATGTGCAGGTTTAGGAAACCAATAATGTAATGAATCTGCTTGCTTCTAGAAAGTGTGATCAATATGacaaattttgtttaaaaagatctctttttttgtattacTAACTGAGGATTCGGTatgtattgttaaaaaaaaaatggcgaAAATTGACCCGAACTCTTTCATTGTCACTTGCCTGATACTTTTTATTTGTCCCTTTAAGGTCAGTGTTGTTACTTGCCTTTCAGCAGTAGCGAACAATGATTCATCATTAAAGATACTCCCCACAGCATTCTTGGTGTTCTAAATTATTCTGACCTGTTTTGTCGGAAAGTCAAAGGTGTTTGATAATGGTTGAActtaaacagaaaaatgagacAGTCTCAAATTAAAAGTTATAGTACTTTGTTATAACTTTGTTACGAGATAAGGTACTTTGTtacaacaaacagtaaaatGTCTGGAACGAGTGTGTGGTTATTTGTGACACTTCTCTAGCCATTGGACAGAATGACCAATTGACACATCTATTCCATGCAATGCGTGTTTATTGTAATATTACTGCTTTTTCGGTATACAGTACTGCCTTAGACTAATGTAGAATGACATTCGGGTCTGCAATAGaacaaaaaatgtgtgaatCAGACAAGAAATAAAGGCACATGTTTGTGCAAATGGAATTACTTGTATGATGTTCTCCACAATAGTTCCTATTGGCATGAACAACCTCTGAGATACTTACATTCACAAACATAAGCCACTTCCAGGTACTTGTAAGTGCCACGGCACGGGTCTCCAAACACTGAATTCTTCACTTGAATAGTACAGCTGTTTCTCCCATTACAGCTGAGGATACAGAACTGCATGAGTAAACTCAGGACTGAATACAATCCTATGAAGTAATAGTAAATTATGATTGTATAGTATTCATTCAAAGGGTTATTCACAGATGTCAGTCTTTCCAAAATCGCCATTATTTAGCTAATTTGTGGAATTTTATCTTAATTTTAACTTGTTAATCTTCCAAGACACCCATCTACCTTTGTCAGCTTGGGTACCTTATTAATTCcctcatatatactgtatttcattaagAGTGTTTCAATACCTTTCAGCAACTTTGTTGGTGGGGTTCAAGCAGGAGGTATTCTCAACCTGAGAGGGAGGACGTTTGTAAGAGCATGTAGTACTGTCACGACGGCCATATTCAGCTCCATAGACAAATATGATCTGACCCTCATCTGATGGAAAGGAGCATAAACTTGAAGTGGCACCCAGGTAGGGTACAAAAGTACACAGGTAACCAAAAGGAGcaaataatatattttcttaCCACAATACAAATGTGCCAAAGAACGCTCACATGCAACGTGGTGAACTGTCaaagcaaaattattttttttaaattaacaatacTGTACCATTAACAATGTCATTTGAACATTGGAATTCTTTTTTGTTCCCTGGGTAGTTTTTAGCCTCACCTGCTGGAAAGCAGGTGTAATTGGTTTCCAGGTATTTGTAGATGCCAAAGCAGGGATCAGAGGTTTGGACGACATCTATGTTAAATTCACAGACTTTCTTACCATCAcacctataaaaaaaaattaaaagcatgtCATGAATTCAAGTAGAATGTAACCTAAACAAAAATAGTGTTAAAGGATTGCTGAAGAATAATGAACTGTTGAGATTTTACCGTGCATTGGAAATATACATGCAATATTTGGTGCAAAACAGACAAGGGGAAgtcagtggctcagtggtagagcgggccgTAGaacgggtcatccaatgttcccaagattggcggtttgattcccactcccgcccccaaaaaacaaaaacccggagtgtgagctgacagtgggagtgtcagctcacctccggagcactgccaaggtgccctttaGTAAGGCGCCGCCCCCCCTTAACAGGTTGCTCATTTGGACGCTGCAAGAAGGGGCTGTCCGCCacacctccccctgcatgccaactggcccccttgtgtgtgtgcgtgtgctacaggggcctttctgtgcagttcacaaaatgtctttatttttgatCTACTTGTAGACAATGAGTGAGGAGTGTAGCTATGTTAGATGAGTCTGGATGTGACCAGGGGATGAGGACATGCGATATAGTGTATGTACATCTTCCACATTATTTGTTCTGGAATAAACCTAGTCATTCTTTGCAAGATAAATCCTAATTTTGGGACTTCTTAGTAGGTTCTCAGATATCCAGCTCATGGTTATCGAAAGCTGTTTACATCAATCCGCTGGACTTTGAGAAAGTTTCtagaagacgtttcacctctcaacCAAGAGGCTTTGTCAGTTTTggaggtggctggtcttgtcccagtttattaaccctgtggggtgtgttCAGtactattcacatttcaacgatTGAAGTTGAAAACCATCTAGCTCCTCAAccatggttgatgggggtgccagggggtATCAAGGGGGACGTTGAAATGCAAACTTCACCAAGCCTTTGTAttctaatgagggtcattagcatgagacacatcacctgggttaatcagcaaaaggtgatgtcacagccaACTCCCCATGAATTGATTTAAACGGCTTTGGATAATTTTGAGAcagttggttttatttttttcagtttctttaaCTTTGCAAGATAGACAAATTTTTCCTCAGGGATTAACACATggaaatttatgaaaaaatctGGCATTATTAGAGAGCTTGTATCTGTGAGTCTATGCAATTGGGTGCAGGTCCAGATACAAAATCTGGGTACAcctgatttaaataaatttcttCTCTCTCATCCCTTCCTCTTCTGTTTATATCCCTCCCTTCACTGCTTCTTATTCCTCCAACTACACTACAGCTCTGAACTTCTATAGGTAGTTGAGGACTGTAAGGTGTTTGGGGTTTTCCCCCATGAGTTTATTAATTGTACCATAGCTTGATTGTGCATCTCTCTTGTAAAGTCTCTTTGGATAAAGGCACCTGGTAAAAGACTAAATGCAAATGTAATTGTTTCCTTAGAGGAGCATTATTCCCTGTGAATTATGGTTATGGGGCTGAGGGTAACTTTCGGAAAGGCTTGATTGAATACAAGGCAAATATTGGAATTTGACAGAGGTACACATcacattctttttattttttttatcgtTTTTATATTGTGTACCTTCCCTTGATGGTGTCCATAGTATCTTTTTGAGCACAGTCTGTGTTGGCAAGCTGCTGTTCAGGTCTTCCCTCACTGCAGATCATTCTGTTTGCGCGTCCATAGAGTGCATTCTGCACATTGATCACGCCAATATCTGTGACATAATGGAGACATTATGAAACTGGAGACATGTCCTTCTGAAAAAATCTCTTTATTTCATTAGCTTGCATATGAAATTGTTTTATCTTCATTATATTGGTTAAGACCAAACAATATAGGCtaatactgtataaaaaaaagcttatttttaaatttcagtccATAACCTCTCTtctctaaaataaaatgttttcttgtattGAACAAAAAAGCTCAATTGAAGTTaaagcatatactgtacagtatcaAATTATGCAGTATGTGACTGCAGAAGGATGAGGAGATGACTGCTTTTTCTGCTTGCTAAGGTCCAAAATGACTAAGTATGGCTTGCAGATTTTTTGTCGTTGGCCAGGTCGTAAAATCCGTACAACAGTATCAATATGTAAATCCGATAATGCCGTAATATCTTATCAACtgtcaaatgtaaatgtgtcaATCATTGTGAACATCATGGAAATGAGAGTTCCGTCATACCACACTTGAGGTGATGAACATTGAAGCGGTCACCACAGGTCACGGCTCTCTCTGTTGAAACAACTAAAATAAGACATGCAGCAGTTAGGTGAAGTGTATCCAAGTCTCAAACTGAATGTAGAAACTGTCTCATACCACATTCACTCAGAATTTTACCTGTTGTTATGACTGAACATGTTGCTGCCAGCACTGGAAGAGAAACATCATTCTCACACTTAGCCAATTATAAGAAAATGGTACAATACATTAAATCAAAAATTATCATACATTCTGATCTATCTCAGTAAagagcacattttaaaaaatattttaaattaaattgccCCAAGTTGAGATGTACTTAGTAAAGAAGATTTAGTACATTACTCTTTATCAAAGTCTTACTCAAGTACAATAATTTGCTTGTCATTGATTTCGttatagggcggcacggtggtgccgCAAGGCAATGGTTCCCAGTTCGaatcccactctgtgcagagtttgcatgttcacccCGTGTTTGCATGGGTTCAGTCCTGGTTCTCGGGCTTGCACCcagctccaaaaacatgcacttcagttaattggctggtctcaaattgttcagaggtgtgagtgtgttcgtgtgtgtctgtccttcatgtggctcAGCAGTGCAGAGGCGTCGCaaccagagtgtaccctgcctcacgccccaagtctgctgggataggctcaaacAACCCCGCAACCTGTGACAACGGAAGAAGCGGGTATACCCGAGTTGCCATAACAATTCAAAATGTGCTGTAGTTTTCTTACACTAACTGACAACTGAGTCAGCTGTATTTATGATAATCATTAAAGCAATCACAGCAAATTATACATGAATTGGATGAGAAAGACCTAATTTTAAAGGGATATTACATTATGTCACAGCAATGTTTGAGAAGCTAGAAGatgcattcaaacatttaagctttctcatcttcaagatgcaaacaacaagaaaaccaaaaaaacaacaaaaaagaaaaaaaacagcagcacaatCTGGAATAATTTTCTCCCAATTATTATGTAATTTAATATGGATGAAAAATGTCCATCAATTCTGTGAATTACAGGATAAAACTACACAGGATGAATCTGCTTCACATCTGatttatatttgtaaatatttaaaactaagATTAAAATTAAGGGGAGTTTGGGCTGTGAAAGTATGCATCCATCTGCCATTTTCTTCTAGACAAGATGACCATAATCATCTTGCTTCAGCTACTTTGAGGGTCAGTGCtgtgctggagcctgtcccagctggcaaTGGGTGAGAGACGTGGTAAGCTCCAGACTCTTCGACAGCACGTCAAACGCAAGAAAAACAACTATTTACGGACACATTCACACTTAAAGTCAATTTGGACAGATGCATCTATCTAAACTGTAtgcttttggtggtgggagtaagctggagaacccagagagaacctactCAAACAAGAATATAAGAACACCACACATAATCTTACTGTGAGGCGGCAGCGATAGTCATCTTgtgtacaagaaaatgaatggatggaaaagaaaatgatctGTCCTGAACTTAAAACACACATATGAACCAACATAATCACTGCCGTAGTTTAGTTATACTCACAGACTGTGGCGCTGAGTCTGAAGACAAGCATGATTTTTAGAATATCCAGTCTGTCTGAACTAAAAAGTGGGACTGATGGAGGCATGAACAGACACCTGAATTTATTGTAGCTGCATCAGAGGTAAGCAATATGTCATTTTACAAATGACACACAGCCATCTCAATAGCACATGAAGTCACAAGAGCAGCCATTATCTCTCAATTGGAATGTGTCACAACAATGAGAGTGCACACCACCACATTGTAAGCTACAGGGAAGAACAGGAGGAAGAAGGTTTCTTAAAATTCCAGGTCACGTTACAGAATTTCCGTGATGGGAGACAAACATTGTTCTTAAACAAAAAGGGACTGAAGGCTGATGAAAGACAGCACTGCCAAGGTTAGAGAAGGGtcattatttgtcatcattcattcatcattctaTTGAGGATTGTTAACCGGTAGGACAACAGACTACCTCAatcttgtttttgacatttcCTTCTTTGATGGagtgcttcctgtttgtttttttagcttATTTCCTGAGAAtatttaacaataataataataataataataataattataataattataataattataataattataataattataataataataataataatataaactgaaaacacaaatgatgtAAATTCTAAACAAATTGGTGCCAATTGGTTTATAGTGTCCCCACTCGTGCATGGCTATGCTTCTattcagtattttaaaaagtatcTTTAAACTCATTATTATTGCTTTGTTTGTAGAAATACagaaatcagtcagtcaatgAATCAAACAATCATTAAGTATAACAAAGACagccaaaatcaaataaataagtGTGGGTTAAAATTGGAAttaatgtatatactgtaataaaaaaGTAACAATCTTAGTGCGTCCTGAGTTCATATAGATCTGTGGGATTTTCAGTGTGAAGTTTGAATGTTGCTTGTCAGTATCTATAGTATTGTGTGAATGCTGTGAGGCATCTACTGtagttttaattttctttattctttcatGTGTTCTTTGGCTTCAGCTGAAGGATTAGTTAGTACCCAAAAACATATGGAAGaaaattaagcaaaaaaaatagaaatacactgTTAGAAAAAGCTGTTAGCTGAAAGTCTCAGATACAGTAATACACACAGCGTTACTAAGTAACAACTAGCATAATAGAAACGTATTAAGTAATTATGGTATTAGTGGTAAACTTAGTACAACTTGAAAAAAGACTGCAAATATTTCAATCAATACTACACAGATgagattaatttttaaatgtccGTAACAGAAGTTTTGAAGAAGCACATGTCATAGAATTGTGCCAACAAGTGGAAAAGAATTGCCAGCAAATTAAGATAAAAAGATTGGAAgtagacaaacaaaccaacacaatatgatacagtataaatatagaTACAGCAATCATAGCATGTAATAAATTCATTGACCCTGTATTTTAAACAGcacttttttaatgttatttaaattcCAAATCTACATtctcagtcaatcaatcaatcaatcaatcaatcaatcaatcaatcaatcaatcaatcaatcaatcaatcaatcaatcaatcaatttttataGCTCACAACTATAAATGACAATTTGCCTCTGACGTCTTTGCAATCTGTACAGAGTAACACCCTCCTACTCTTAGAACCTCAATCCAGGTAATGAAAAAGTTCATAAAAACCtcacacagggaaaaaaaaagaaaactctggGAGAACCACAGCTGAGGAACATCTCTCTCTAGAACAGGTAAATGTGGAGAAAATGATACAAGACAGCACAACAGACATCAGTTATTAACGATGATCAAAGTCCATGGTGGCTGAAATGAGTGGGAGCAGTCCATGAAACTTATGGTGGTCCAGGCCAGTGCTCCTAGCCACTTGTTCCGCTATGTATCTGTTCATAGATCATGACCTGCTGTCTGGAGAACATATGGTCTCGTGTCTGCCAGATAGCAGGTCAATAGCAGAGCCATCACATCCTTGACACCAGGATGAAACTATAAGGAAACTATAAGgtaaaaaaatgtcaagaatAAAATTCCCCAAAACATGAGGTTATTGACATGGAAAATGAGTCATGCAAAGTAAAAGAGTAAAAGTAGAGTGCAAGATATGCAGAGGCTCAGTATGTCATGGGAAATCCCAAAACAGTCTGGTTTACAgtgtgatgatctgcatctgctatgttccgttttatttattagttttctgTCACTGCCACATTCATTATTcactgcacctggtttgtttcccgATTGTTCCGTTAGGTCTTTAGCCAACCTGTGTTTAGTTCCTCCCCATTGCTCACACCTAGTCAATTACAGTAGTTGATCATCACTTCCACCTGAACCTGCTCTGTCTATTTAAGGTCCTTCATTTCAGTTCAGTGCTGTCGCAGCCTAGTTCAGTATTTGTTTGAGCAGCGAACCAAAAAGACCCAAAGACCCACATCATTACAGCCATAAGCTGTTCTGCCTACTGCTATCTGGTCAATGTCCCAAACGGGCCGATTTTCCTACAGGTGTGGGGCTGCGACATCCAGGCCCAGACCTGTAGCCTCAGAGATAACTTCATCCCTCAGGCCATAAAACTAAATAGTTAATTGTAGAATGATTTGCACCTGGAATGCAGCTAAATTTGCCTGTTGTTTAtgtattaattttattcattttaattttgattcaTTCTATTTTTGTGTATACAGTATTCTGTCTATACAAATGTTGGACCTATATCTTCTTAAGTAGTTTTAATCATTTATCTATTACTCTGTTCTTAAGCATTGCATGGGGGAGCCTATGACACGGGAGGCAGTGGCTTTGGCAGTTCAGATCCCACTCCCCATCATCTGttattgtgtccttgggcaagacacttcaTCCTCTTGCCTCCAGTGAAGTAattcgctggtgtgtgaatgtgtatgaaTGTTCAGATGGTGGTCGAAG is a genomic window of Antennarius striatus isolate MH-2024 chromosome 2, ASM4005453v1, whole genome shotgun sequence containing:
- the LOC137607576 gene encoding L-rhamnose-binding lectin SML-like, with the protein product MPPSVPLFSSDRLDILKIMLVFRLSATVLLAATCSVITTVVSTERAVTCGDRFNVHHLKCDIGVINVQNALYGRANRMICSEGRPEQQLANTDCAQKDTMDTIKGRCDGKKVCEFNIDVVQTSDPCFGIYKYLETNYTCFPAVHHVACERSLAHLYCDEGQIIFVYGAEYGRRDSTTCSYKRPPSQVENTSCLNPTNKVAESCNGRNSCTIQVKNSVFGDPCRGTYKYLEVAYVCEYPNVILH